In Camelina sativa cultivar DH55 chromosome 13, Cs, whole genome shotgun sequence, the genomic window NNNNNNNNNNNNNNNNNNNNNNNNNNNNNNNNNNNNNNNNNNNNNNNNNNNNNNNNNNNNNNNNNNNNNNNNNNNNNNNNNNNNNNNNNNNNNNNNNNNNNNNNNNNNNNNNNNNNNNNNNNNNNNNNNNNNNNNNNNNNNNNNNNNNNNNNNNNNNNNNNNNNNNNNNNNNNNNNNNNNNNNNNNNNNNNNNNNNNNNNNNNNNNNNNNNNNNNNNNNNNNNNNNNNNNNNNNNNNNNNNNNNNNNNNNNNNNNNNNNNNNNNNNNNNNNNNNNNNNNNNNNNNNNNNNNNNNNNNNNNNNNNNNNNNNNNNNNNNNNNNNNNNNNNNNNNNNNNNNNNNNNNNNNNNNNNNNNNNNNNNNNNNNNNNNNNNNNNNNNNNNNNNNNNNNNNNNNNNNNNNNNNNNNNNNNNNNNNNNNNNNNNNNNNNNNNNNNNNNNNNNNNNNNNNNNNNNNNNNNNNNNNNNNNNNNNNNNNNNNNNNNNNNNNNNNNNNNNNNNNNNNNNNNNNNNNNNNNNNNNNNNNNNNNNNNNNNNNNNNNNNNNNNNNNNNNNNNNNNNNNNNNNNNNNNNNNNNNNNNNNNNNNNNNNNNNNNNNNNNNNNNNNNNNNNNNNNNNNNNNNNNNNNNNNNNNNNNNNNNNNNNNNNNNNNNNNNNNNNNNNNNNNNNNNNNNNNNNNNNNNNNNNNNNNNNNNNNNNNNNNNNNNNNNNNNNNNNNNNNNNNNNNNNNNNNNNNNNNNNNNNNNNNNNNNNNNNNNNNNNNNNNNNNNNNNNNNNNNNNNNNNNNNNNNNNNNNNNNNNNNNNNNNNNNNNNNNNNNNNNNNNNNNNNNNNNNNNNNNNNNNNNNNNNNNNNNNNNNNNNNNNNNNNNNNNNNNNNNNNNNNNNNNNNNNNNNNNNNNNNNNNNNNNNNNNNNNNNNNNNNNNNNNNNNNNNNNNNNNNNNNNNNNNNNNNNNNNNNNNNNNNNNNNNNNNNNNNNNNNNNNNNNNNNNNNNNNNNNNNNNNNNNNNNNNNNNNNNNNNNNNNNNNNNNNNNNNNNNNNNNNNNNNNNNNNNNNNNNNNNNNNNNNNNNNNNNNNNNNNNNNNNNNNNNNNNNNNNNNNNNNNNNNNNNNNNNNNNNNNNNNNNNNNNNNNNNNNNNNNNNNNNNNNNNNNNNNNNNNNNNNNNNNNNNNNNNNNNNNNNNNNNNNNNNNNNNNNNNNNNNNNNNNNNNNNNNNNNNNNNNNNNNNNNNNNNNNNNNNNNNNNNNNNNNNNNNNNNNNNNNNNNNNNNNNNNNNNNNNNNNNNNNNNNNNNNNNNNNNNNNNNNNNNNNNNNNNNNNNNNNNNNNNNNNNNNNNNNNNNNNNNNNNNNNNNNNNNNNNNNNNNNNNNNNNNNNNNNNNNNNNNNNNNNNNNNNNNNNNNNNNNNNNNNNNNNNNNNNNNNNNNNNNNNNNNNNNNNNNNNNNAATCTCACGCATCTTAATGAGAACCATGGAAGAGATCTCCTCAGCGGAAAACTGTTTCTCTTCACCCTTGTAGTTGACTACGATCATTGGTTTCTCAGCAGTTCCTGAAGAGATGATGGTGAAAGGCCACAACTTCCTGTCGCTTTGGACAGATGCGTCACTGAATCTACGACCAATCAACCTCTTTGCATCTGTCAAAattatacaaaaccaaaaatcaatagaccggacacacaaaaatcaaaatcaaagtgAATCCTAACTTCAACAAATTCACAAGAAgttcaaaatcatataataattgtacccaaaacaaaaaaaaaaacaaaaaagaacatcaTCATATAAACCCGAAAAATACGCAATTTAACTCCAACACGAAACAGCGAGAGAGAGATTTAAGAACAGAGTATGTAATAAGATGAGTTTACAAATCAATCAACTTAGACTAAAATTCTTTGGTCAGAGAAGATAAAGAtcctaactttttaacaaatccACAGGAATAGTATAACGCAAAGAAGTAATTTGACTCATCAAGCCCTAAAAATCATCCTCatacaaaccctaaaaattcgTAATTTAACTAAGATGAGAGTATACTACATACCGAAGACAGTGTTAACAGGGTTCATGGCGACCTGGTTCTTAGCTGCATCTCCGATCAGCCTCTCGGTGTCGGTGAAAGCAACGTAAGACGGCGTGGTCCGGTTACCTTGATCATTAGCAATGATCTCAACACGGTCGTGTTGCCACACTCCGACACAAGAGTAGGTGGTACCAAGATCTATACCGATCGCAGGACCTTCTCCTTTACCAGCCATTTTTAtcgagaaacaaagaaagatttaggtaaagagaaaaagagacgAAGAGTTTTCAGAGCACAGAAGAGAGCGaggttttttttaggtttgtgaAGAGAAGAGCATCGGAGCCTTTATATGGGTTGAGACTTATGTTTCCAGAATGTTCCTGTAATGTGGTATGAACCGTTAGATTAAGTTTGGGATTGATCCGACGGTTGTAAAGTGGTGGATAACTTTTTCCAAATCTTAAAGCTGATTTGTTCAAGGAcaagaaaagggaaaaagtgATACTGTCCGAAAACGGAAAGGCGCGTGTGGAGAATTGGAAAAATGCTATAACGTTCATATATGAACGTCGGGTTATCAATTGCCACGTAAGATCTTGTGGCAGAGTTAGTGGGCCTATACGAGATTTTAAAAGCAGTTCATTGGCTGTGTGGGCCGTGTTGAGGCTATTCTTTTACTGATTGGGGGCCTACTTGACTGAGTGTAAAACATGAgtagaaacaaaattttccataaTGTACTGTCAAACCCGTGGTACTATAATTTTCCATTAAGTACTGTAAAACATGAgtagaaacaaaattttccataaAGTACTATAATAATATAGAGGAAGTTATCTAATTTTCAACCCGTGGTGAATAATGTTTATCAATCAGATTACACAATTAAATAGAGGATGTCTATTATTTTTGACCCGTACATAATAATGTTTCTATCTCTTACGCTATTACAGATACTTTCTTATGAAATTATCTGAAATTGTAAGATAAAAAAtgcacatacatacatatataatgtgTATCAGTTGCAAAATATCATGTATTGAATGCAGTTTTGTGCAACTCTTATATAAATGCA contains:
- the LOC104737801 gene encoding probable mediator of RNA polymerase II transcription subunit 37c, whose protein sequence is MAGKGEGPAIGIDLGTTYSCVGVWQHDRVEIIANDQGNRTTPSYVAFTDTERLIGDAAKNQVAMNPVNTVFDAKRLIGRRFSDASVQSDRKLWPFTIISSGTAEKPMIVVNYKGEEKQFSAEEISSMVLIKMREI